DNA sequence from the Paenibacillus physcomitrellae genome:
TTTGATTATCCAGTTTATCCCAACATCAAATTTTTGTTGATTTAGATAATAACATGCTAGATCAGCGAGGAAATGGGCGAATTTTGTATTCATGACCTGATGATTATAATTATTATTTGGTCCTTGATGGAAGACCTTCAATATATAACCCTGATATTCTTTCAATAGTTTATCAACATTTAAATGATGTCTGATAGAGGCCTGTAAAACAGAAAACAGACCATTTAGGAGTTCATCTTCACATGTTGTAATATAGGCTATATATTTAAGTAAGGCCTTGGCGTCGCCAGCCATTAATTTATACAAATGAACGTTAGCTTCCGCCCACTCCTGAAATTTTTTAATAGCAGGCAGGCTTTCTAAATCACCCTCCAATACCCAATCTGGATTGTTATAAAGAGTTGTATAATACAAGGCCTTGTCGAATTGACCGTACTCCTTACAAACGGTCCCTCGCATGAGGTAAGAATATAAAGCATAACCAACGAGAGGCATTAAAGGTTCCCGGTTAGAAGAAGACTGCATCTTCACCTTTCCCCTTTTGTGCTTCAAGTCATACAAAATTCGGCTCTTGCTGCCCAGCTTCTCGGCAAGCTCGTCCACTTTATCGTATCTCTGCAGTGAAGCATAGATATCGATCAAATCCTTCAAAGCGTCAAGCTGTTCGGTCTCATCTAATCGGTCCACATAAAGCTCAAATCTCGAAGCTGCCTGTGCATTTACTTCCTGGTTATCACCTAATGTGATTTTGAACAGTCGGTAATGGCAAACAGCCAGCCTTTCAGAATGCTGATATTTCTCACTATCTGCAACGGTCTGATACAAAATAGCAGCGGCCTCCCATTTATTCTCCCGGTACCAATGTTCGGCCATTTCAAATAATGGTCCGGCATAAGACAAATTATCCATTACTCTGCGGGCAGCCTGCTGCATCAATAGTAGCTTGTCCAGTTCGGCACATCGCTCAAAAAAAGGACCGATTCTTCGCCAATCCAAACTGGAAGCTGCAAGATATTCCTCCAAAAACATTTCGTAATATGTCCCTTCAGGTAACCCCATCACTTCTGTTATTCGATCAAGTTGAGTCACCGAGATAGAACGATGTCCATTTAGAATATTGCTGACGGTCCCTGCGTTTATGCCGATCCGTTCTGCAAAACGGGTTACTGTGAGACCCTCCTGTTTGATATAAAGCTCCATTTCAGTTTGAATTGTAGCTGCCACTTATTGTATCACCTCCCAAATAACAAAAAATTACATTCATTAACTTAATATTATTCCAATATATTACAACGGTCAATTGTGAATTCGACGTCATATATGTTTTCGCTGTCATTCTCTCAGAAAAAATAGCGAGAAAAAGTGAATAATGAAGCTTTCAGAAAAAAAGAGCCTTCCATTCCCAAAAAGGAACAAAAGACTCTTTTGTCTATCATAAGCTTCGTTAATTTTCCGTTTATCCCGTCATAACTTGCTGAATTTCCCCGGAAATAATTATTTCACCAGCTGACCGCGGGTTACGCCAAGCTGGTTGGTGGCCTTCAGCGTTTTCCATACTTGGGTGCCGCTGATTTCGCCGCGCAAAGCACGGGTGTACAGATCGATAACCTCTTGTACCTGCTCCGGTGTTTCTTCCAGGAACTCCACGCGGAAGCCCGATACGCCCAGTTGCAGGAAGTTCGTCAGGTATTCCGCACCGGATTGCTCGATGGCGTTGTAAACGGTGTTGCGGCAGCCTTCGTCTACGCGGACCGGATGGCTCATGCCGATGCGGTCCTGCAGGGACGCGCGGTGTTCCTCACACGGACGGCCGCAGTTGGTGTAGTCCGTGCCTTCGCTGAGGAAGGTGCAGTACACGCAATGTTCGGTATGGAACATCGGCAGATGCTGGTGGATAACCACTTCCATCTGTGCGGTGCGGCTCTTGCCCAGCAGATCGACCATCTGCTGGATGTTCAGATCATACGACGGAGTGACGACGTCGCAGCCCGCTTCCAGGAACAGCTCCACGGCTTTGTGGTTGGCGATGTTCAAGGAGAAATCGCCAATCAGCTTCGGCTGGTGCGCGAGCGGATTCTCCAGCCGGTGGCGGAGATAGAAGTAAAGCGCACCGGTGTTGCGCACCAGAACGGCGTCGGGCTTGAGACGCAGGATGTTGTTGTGGTAGCCGTTCTCGCCCGGCATATGGATGCGCGGCGTAGCGAGCGCGATTTGTTTGCCTGCGGCATGAACGGCTTCCACCGCAGCCGGGAACTGCTTGATGAACTCGAAGTCCGCGTAGATGAAATCGACGCCGGTCTTCACGGCAGCAAGCACCTGGTCGAGGCTGCGGCAGAGGGCGGTAAGCTTCGCACCGCCCAGCGGTACCGGCGCAGCGGCCACAGCCGCGTCGCCGAAGATTTCGATCTCCCGTTTCGTATAAACGGGAGGTTTCGGGCGTTCGCCCGCAAGCTGCTCTACAGCGCGGCGGCGGATGCTGTTGAGCTCACGCATCGGCACGATCACGTCGCCGTGCAGGTCCACTTCCAGCTTCTCCAGCTGGAAGACGGTGCCGCCCAGGCGGCCGAACTGCTCCTCAAGCAGTTCGTAGTCCATGGGCCGCTTCTTCGCGATGTCGAGCTCCAGCTCCGAATCGACCCGCACCGTGGTGCCCTTCTGGACATCCGTCCAGAAGGTGATCAGCGGCTGCCCTGGATTGCCGACCGCGCGCACATGTACCGGGAATACCCGGTACGGCTTCTCGGTCTCGAACGTTTGGCGCAGCCGCTTGTCCAGCGCCGGATCGCTGGTCTTCCAGATCCGGTCGCCCACGTGCACACGGCGAAGATCCACGTCACTCCTGCCAGCCACAATGTCGACAAACCAGCCTTCGCCGGCTTCCCCTTCGATCTTCACGCCTTTGCGGCGAAGATCGTAAACGCGGCCGCCCTCCTCCTTCTTCGTCGGGTCGCCAGCGTCAAAAACAATCCCGTCGCCGCGCTTCAGCGGCGCCTCGATTTTACAAACAACGCCGTCTCGCAGCACCTGCTCGACGCGTCCCAGATAAACGCCGCGGCTCTTAGGGAACGTCCCCTCAACAAGCTTCTTGTTGTTGGTCCCTTCCAGGAAGCCGTGAGTGAATCCGCGCGAGAAGCTTTGCTGCAGCTCGCGGACTTCCTCTTTCGACGGACGTTCGCCCTTGCCTTCAAAATACTGGTCAATCGCTTTGCTGTATTTGCTGACCACGTTGGCCACATATTCAGGGCTTTTCAGACGGCCTTCGATTTTAAAAGACGTAACGCCCGC
Encoded proteins:
- a CDS encoding U32 family peptidase; amino-acid sequence: MSKITRQDVELLAPAGDWDCMRAAVANGADAIFFGVEKFNARARANNFRMDELPEIMAFLHSYGVKGFLTFNILVFEDELADAKELIDACIDAGVDAVIVQDLGLVKMIREISPDFPIHGSTQMTITSPEAVEFTKPWGMERVVLGRENNLKQIKQIGDQAKLPMEVFVHGALCVSYSGQCLTSEMWGGRSANRGECAQACRLPYDLMVDGEQKPMGDVAYLLSPKDLAAIDIMPELIEAGVTSFKIEGRLKSPEYVANVVSKYSKAIDQYFEGKGERPSKEEVRELQQSFSRGFTHGFLEGTNNKKLVEGTFPKSRGVYLGRVEQVLRDGVVCKIEAPLKRGDGIVFDAGDPTKKEEGGRVYDLRRKGVKIEGEAGEGWFVDIVAGRSDVDLRRVHVGDRIWKTSDPALDKRLRQTFETEKPYRVFPVHVRAVGNPGQPLITFWTDVQKGTTVRVDSELELDIAKKRPMDYELLEEQFGRLGGTVFQLEKLEVDLHGDVIVPMRELNSIRRRAVEQLAGERPKPPVYTKREIEIFGDAAVAAAPVPLGGAKLTALCRSLDQVLAAVKTGVDFIYADFEFIKQFPAAVEAVHAAGKQIALATPRIHMPGENGYHNNILRLKPDAVLVRNTGALYFYLRHRLENPLAHQPKLIGDFSLNIANHKAVELFLEAGCDVVTPSYDLNIQQMVDLLGKSRTAQMEVVIHQHLPMFHTEHCVYCTFLSEGTDYTNCGRPCEEHRASLQDRIGMSHPVRVDEGCRNTVYNAIEQSGAEYLTNFLQLGVSGFRVEFLEETPEQVQEVIDLYTRALRGEISGTQVWKTLKATNQLGVTRGQLVK
- a CDS encoding helix-turn-helix transcriptional regulator; amino-acid sequence: MAATIQTEMELYIKQEGLTVTRFAERIGINAGTVSNILNGHRSISVTQLDRITEVMGLPEGTYYEMFLEEYLAASSLDWRRIGPFFERCAELDKLLLMQQAARRVMDNLSYAGPLFEMAEHWYRENKWEAAAILYQTVADSEKYQHSERLAVCHYRLFKITLGDNQEVNAQAASRFELYVDRLDETEQLDALKDLIDIYASLQRYDKVDELAEKLGSKSRILYDLKHKRGKVKMQSSSNREPLMPLVGYALYSYLMRGTVCKEYGQFDKALYYTTLYNNPDWVLEGDLESLPAIKKFQEWAEANVHLYKLMAGDAKALLKYIAYITTCEDELLNGLFSVLQASIRHHLNVDKLLKEYQGYILKVFHQGPNNNYNHQVMNTKFAHFLADLACYYLNQQKFDVGINWIIKSLAYSVRINQEGCIIRCVGLFERFRHFAKADQQSEYQKIILEAQNNDEKEVIGRIS